The bacterium genome contains a region encoding:
- a CDS encoding CvpA family protein: protein MARTISVNWIDWVTLAIVLVSILRGTRYGILAGLFDLLALAGAFFTAAVLYPQAIPVLNKALYLPSEWGGFLAFVVIWLVIYIGVGIIIRLVHGVKTLPLSEMLGGAFGLLRGLTLATACLVIMLAAPFHGAIDPDAKQSPVAGFLLKGYNAVMVTVVPTLPVRIPRIGPGGHAF, encoded by the coding sequence ATGGCCCGGACCATTAGCGTGAACTGGATCGACTGGGTCACCCTGGCGATCGTCCTCGTGTCGATTCTCCGCGGTACCCGCTACGGGATTTTGGCGGGGCTGTTTGACCTGCTCGCCCTGGCCGGGGCCTTTTTCACCGCCGCCGTCCTGTACCCGCAAGCCATCCCCGTGCTGAACAAAGCGCTGTACCTCCCCAGTGAGTGGGGGGGGTTCCTCGCGTTCGTCGTGATCTGGCTCGTGATCTACATCGGAGTCGGGATCATCATCCGGCTGGTGCACGGGGTCAAGACCCTCCCGCTGTCCGAGATGCTGGGAGGGGCGTTCGGGCTGCTGCGCGGGCTCACCCTGGCGACGGCGTGCCTGGTCATCATGCTGGCCGCCCCATTTCATGGAGCGATCGATCCCGACGCGAAGCAGTCTCCGGTCGCCGGCTTCCTCCTGAAAGGTTACAACGCGGTGATGGTCACCGTCGTCCCAACCCTGCCCGTGCGCATCCCGCGGATCGGCCCCGGCGGACACGCGTTTTAG